A stretch of DNA from Candidatus Saccharibacteria bacterium oral taxon 488:
CCAGAGCGTATTCTTTGTAGACCAGCGATACTACTGTTAATCGCACACATACTATGAGGGACATCACCTATCTTCCGCCGCATTATCGCTTCCCTGTCTGCCTCATCGAATAGCATATTAATTAATGATGAATTCTTAAGGGTGTACTCCCCTGTCCCGTATGTCTTCGCCGTCATTATATTAACATAATACCATAAAATTATTTTACTGGCAAGTAAACCGCTCTTGCGAAGTGGCACGCTACCACGAGACAATTGGCCTATTACATCAGGGGCACAAGAGCCGTCCACCGTGTGCTATAGTAATATCATCATGGATAAGGATTCTGCTCAAACACCACGAACACCTCAGGACACTACACCGCCCCGGGGTGAAATACCACAACCTCAATATAAAGCAACGAAACCACAAGGCGACACCGCAAAGCGACGATGGCTGGCTCGGTTTGTCGATCGTTTGACGTGGTGGCAGGCGACAGCAATTATCGCCAGTATCTTCGCATTACCACCAGTGGCTGTTGCTGGTGTGATTGATAAGGGAGTGCCGCTTAATGGTTTTTTCGGTATTTATAATGGTTCATCATTTGATACTATTATTTTCATTCTGTGTTTGCTCGTCACACCACCGTTAAGCCCTCTGTGTGCACTGATGTTTGCTACATACTTTGCCACGAGGCGAAAAGATTTGACCACCCTAAGGCGCATGATGCCAGTCGCGCTAATCGCCTGTATATTTTTAGTTGCCCTGCTGTCTACACTGCTGGGGTCTTAGCTTGTTGTGCCGATGTATTTGATAGACAACTAAAAGCGCCCGGAGATTATTTCCTCGAGCGCCTTTCTTTTAGCTAGCAGTGTTAGACTTAGTACACCTTCAGTAGCAACTCACCACCAAGCTTAGCCTTGGCTGCCTCAGCGCCAGTCATGACACCTTTTGAGGTTGAGATGAGTACCAAACCACGGCCGCTTTTCACCTTTGGAATCTCGCTAGCGCCGACGTAAACGCGACGACCAGGTTTTGAGATGCGGGTAATTTCGTTGATAGTGCTGTTAGTACCCTCTTCGTTGATGGTCACGACCAGCACGCCACGAGGCTTGGCGTCCTCTAGTTTAACATCTGCGAGGTAGCCGTTTTTGACTAATTGTTCAGCGATGACTTTTTTCATCTTGCTGGACGGAACACGAACTTCCGTCTTGCCAACCAGTTTCGCATTGCGAATGCGCGTCAGAAGGTCGGCGATTGGGTCTGTAGTTTGCATAGACATTGTCGAATCTCCTTTCCTTCTTACCAACTACTCTTTGTTATGCCTGGGATTTCGCCCTTGGCTGCTTTTTCGCGGAAATTGATGCGGCTCAAGCCAAACTGGCGCATGTAGCCGCGTGGACGGCCGGAAATGCTGTCGCGGTTCTTGTGCCGAGTTGGGCTCGAGTTGCGAGGCAGCTTCTGCAGACCTATGAGGTCGCCAAGTTCTTTGAGCTTAGCGCGCTTCGCAGCGTATTTTGCGATCATCTTCAGGCGCTTTTTGTCGCGAGCGACCATTGATTTCTTAGCCATTACCTGACGCCTCCTTTCTTCTCGAACGGCATGCCGAACTTCTCCAGCAAGGCTTTTGATGCTTCCTTACTGCCGTTCTTGATGACAAATGTTACTTGCAACCCGTGTAAAATCTGCGTCTCCTCGAAGGTTAGTTCTGGAAAAATTGACTGCTCGATGATACCCAGGTTATAGTTACCACCTTTGTCGAACTTCAGACCGACGCCGTGAAAGTCGCGTACGCGAGGCAGGGCCACGTTGATCAAGCGATCCATGAATTCGTACATCCTGCTACCGCGCAGCGTGACACTCACACCGATTGGTGCACCCATGCCTTTACGGATGCTAAAGCCAGCAATTGACTTCTTTGCCTGGCGGGCAACTGGTGCCTGACCGGTGATTTTTGCAACGGTGTTTTTGACAATTTCAAAGTGACGCTTGTCATCTTTCTTTTTGCCGGTGCCAACGCTCACGATGATCTTTTCCAAAGCTGGCACTTGGTGCACGTTCTTTAGATCTAGTTCGGCTTGCAGTTCCTTCAGGTATTTCTCCTGGTACAAGGCTTTCAAGCGAGGAGCTGGCACGACGGTTTTCTTCTCTGCCATTATTTAATCTCCTTATTTTTTGCTTGGCGAGCGACGCGAGTTTTGCCGCCGTCAGCGTTCTTTACTAAACCAACCCGGCTGGTTTTGCCTGACTTTTCGTCGACAACCAGCGCGACTTTGCTGATGTCCATCGGTACGTGGATATCTTTCTTGCCGCCTTTTGGATTGTACTGGCTTGGCTTGACGTGGCGGTGTCCGACGCCAACACCTTCGACCAAAACAGTCTGATCTTTGGTGTTAACTTTCAGGACTTTACCGGTCGTACCTTTGTTTTTACCAGCAATGATTTTTACGGTGTCATCTTTGTGAATACGAGCCATTAGAGTACCTCCGGAGCCAAGCTGATGATCTTCATGTAGCCCATGTCGCGTAGTTCGCGTGGCACTGGGCCGAAGACGCGGGTAGCCTTTGGCTGCTTGTCATCGTTGATAATCACCACGGCGTTGTCATCAAAGCAAATGGTTGAGCCGTCTTTGCGGTGGATTTGGTCGCGGGTGCGAACCACCACAGCTTTAACGACAGACTTCTTCTTGACGTTGCCGGTTGGGCTGGCGTCTTTGACTGAACAGACGATCACGTCGCCGACGCGAGCGTAGCGGCGGCGGGTACCACCGAGGACGCGGATGCACAATACTTCTTTGGCACCCGAGTTGTCAGCTACCTTGAGGCGAGATTCTTGTTGGATCATTTGTCATCCTCCTTGGTCTCTTCCTCAGCTTCGCCAGAAACTTCAGCCTTTAGTTTGATAGAACCGCGAGACTTCTCGATCACCTTGACCAGCATAAAGCTCTTGGTCTTGGAAATTGGGCGAGTCTCTTCGATTTGCACCTTGTCGCCTTCGCCTGCTTGATTGGTCTCATCATGAGCAGTGTATTTGCGAGTCACGGTGTACTGTTTGCCGTAGAGCGGATGCGTTTCGCGGCTGGTGACCGTCACGGTGATGGTCTTGTCGCGCTTGGCACTCGTTACGACGCCAATCAGTGTTCGTCGGGCCATTACTTGCTCTCCTTTTCGTTAATTTGTGTCAGCAGGCGTGCGATGTCCTTGCGGAGTGAACGCAGCGCTTTTGGATTAACTAATTCGCCAGCAGCGTGAGAACGTTTTGCTTGAAGCAGGTCATGTCGCTTTTCGGCGAGTTCCTTCTTCAAATCGTCAACGGTCTTTACAACTGCTGCTTTTGTAGGTTTCTTTGCTTCAGCCATTATGCGTCCTCCCGCTTGATGAACTTACATTTGACTGGTAGTTTGTGGCTAGCCAGGCGCATTGCTTCGCGAGCGACTTCCTCGGAAACGCCCTGCATTTCAAACATCACCGTGCCGGCCTTTACCTTAGCAACAAAGAACTCTGGATTACCCTTACCCTGACCCATCTTCAAACCAAGTGGCTTGCGAGTAACTGGGGTGTGTGGGAAAATCCGGATCCAAATCTTACCACCACGCTTGATGTAGCGGGTCATTGCCTGACGAGCAGACTCGATTTGGCGGGAGTTGATGCGCTCGTTTGATTGTGATTGCAGTGCAAAGTCGCCGAACGCGATGTAATTACCACGGGTTGCTTGACCACGGTTTTTACCGATGCGCACTTTGCGATATTTAGTCTTTTTCGGTAACAGCATTTAGCGACTCCTTTCTCCCTTATAAATCCACACTTTCACGCCGATGATACCAGCTGGTGTCTGGGCGCGAGCACAGTGGAAGTCAATATCAGCGCGAAGGGTGTGCAGTGGCACTGAGCCTTCAATCACCTTTTCGCGGCGTGCCATTTCAGCACCGTTCAAACGACCAGCCACCTCAATGCGGATACCTTTAGCACCAGCACTCATGGTGTTTTGTGCGGTCATTTTGGTTGCCCGGCGGAAGTTGATGCGGCGTTCCAACTGGCGGGCGATGTTCTCTGCCACCAATTTGGCTGCTAGTTCCGGTCGGCGCACTTCTTCGATGTTGATGCGAACCGCCTGACCGACAATTTTCTCAACTTGCTTTTTCAATTCATTCACGCCAGCGCCGCCACGGCCGATCACCACACCAGCTTTTGCCGTGTGAATGGTTACCGTGATCAAGTTGGCACTCCGCTCAATCTCAATGCGATTGATGGTTGGGCGTGAGGCAAATTTCTTCTCAATCAATTCGCGGATTTCGTGATCCTGGCGAATTGCCTCCGCAAACTCTTTCTTATTGGCCGTAAACCAACGAGAGCTCCAGTTCTTGTGAACTTGTAGGCGGAAGTTGATTGGATTCACTTTTTGACCCATTTACTTCTCCTCCTTTTTTGCCGTGGTTTCGGCGGCTTTTTTCGCTGCAGGCTTGGCAGGTTTAGTCTCTGCTTTAGCCTTGGTCTCTGTTTTTTTCGCAGGCGCTTTCTTTGGCTTCTCCACGCCAGTAACTTCAACCAAGATGTTTGACGTCTTTTTCTGGAACGGCAAAGCACGACCCTTTGACGCTGGCTTAAAGCGACGTAGACGCGTACCAGTGGTAACGCTCAACGTGGTAATCACCAAGCTTTTAGCGTCCAAACCGTGGTTGTTGATGGCGTTTGCCTTGGCGCTGTCGATTGCCTTTTTTACTGGCAAAGCAGCGCGTTTTGGCACGTGTTCCAAGATAACCAATGCGTCAGCGACGGTGCGGCCGCGTACTAGTGCAGCTACCAAGCTAACCTTGCGTGGTGTTTGGTCAACAC
This window harbors:
- the rpsH gene encoding 30S ribosomal protein S8 encodes the protein MSMQTTDPIADLLTRIRNAKLVGKTEVRVPSSKMKKVIAEQLVKNGYLADVKLEDAKPRGVLVVTINEEGTNSTINEITRISKPGRRVYVGASEIPKVKSGRGLVLISTSKGVMTGAEAAKAKLGGELLLKVY
- the rpsN gene encoding 30S ribosomal protein S14 is translated as MAKKSMVARDKKRLKMIAKYAAKRAKLKELGDLIGLQKLPRNSSPTRHKNRDSISGRPRGYMRQFGLSRINFREKAAKGEIPGITKSSW
- the rplE gene encoding 50S ribosomal protein L5, which translates into the protein MAEKKTVVPAPRLKALYQEKYLKELQAELDLKNVHQVPALEKIIVSVGTGKKKDDKRHFEIVKNTVAKITGQAPVARQAKKSIAGFSIRKGMGAPIGVSVTLRGSRMYEFMDRLINVALPRVRDFHGVGLKFDKGGNYNLGIIEQSIFPELTFEETQILHGLQVTFVIKNGSKEASKALLEKFGMPFEKKGGVR
- the rplX gene encoding 50S ribosomal protein L24 codes for the protein MARIHKDDTVKIIAGKNKGTTGKVLKVNTKDQTVLVEGVGVGHRHVKPSQYNPKGGKKDIHVPMDISKVALVVDEKSGKTSRVGLVKNADGGKTRVARQAKNKEIK
- the rplN gene encoding 50S ribosomal protein L14, producing the protein MIQQESRLKVADNSGAKEVLCIRVLGGTRRRYARVGDVIVCSVKDASPTGNVKKKSVVKAVVVRTRDQIHRKDGSTICFDDNAVVIINDDKQPKATRVFGPVPRELRDMGYMKIISLAPEVL
- the rpsQ gene encoding 30S ribosomal protein S17, which codes for MARRTLIGVVTSAKRDKTITVTVTSRETHPLYGKQYTVTRKYTAHDETNQAGEGDKVQIEETRPISKTKSFMLVKVIEKSRGSIKLKAEVSGEAEEETKEDDK
- the rpmC gene encoding 50S ribosomal protein L29 produces the protein MAEAKKPTKAAVVKTVDDLKKELAEKRHDLLQAKRSHAAGELVNPKALRSLRKDIARLLTQINEKESK
- the rplP gene encoding 50S ribosomal protein L16; this translates as MLLPKKTKYRKVRIGKNRGQATRGNYIAFGDFALQSQSNERINSRQIESARQAMTRYIKRGGKIWIRIFPHTPVTRKPLGLKMGQGKGNPEFFVAKVKAGTVMFEMQGVSEEVAREAMRLASHKLPVKCKFIKREDA
- the rpsC gene encoding 30S ribosomal protein S3, whose protein sequence is MGQKVNPINFRLQVHKNWSSRWFTANKKEFAEAIRQDHEIRELIEKKFASRPTINRIEIERSANLITVTIHTAKAGVVIGRGGAGVNELKKQVEKIVGQAVRINIEEVRRPELAAKLVAENIARQLERRINFRRATKMTAQNTMSAGAKGIRIEVAGRLNGAEMARREKVIEGSVPLHTLRADIDFHCARAQTPAGIIGVKVWIYKGERSR
- a CDS encoding 50S ribosomal protein L22; protein product: MADTTYTVRAYAKGVDQTPRKVSLVAALVRGRTVADALVILEHVPKRAALPVKKAIDSAKANAINNHGLDAKSLVITTLSVTTGTRLRRFKPASKGRALPFQKKTSNILVEVTGVEKPKKAPAKKTETKAKAETKPAKPAAKKAAETTAKKEEK